Proteins found in one Oncorhynchus mykiss isolate Arlee chromosome 3, USDA_OmykA_1.1, whole genome shotgun sequence genomic segment:
- the idh1 gene encoding isocitrate dehydrogenase [NADP] cytoplasmic isoform X1, protein MSQKIKAGSVVEMQGDEMTRVIWELIKEKLIFPYLEMDLHSYDLGMENRDATDDKVTVEAAEATRRYNVGIKCATITPDENRVEEFKLKQMWRSPNGTIRNILGGTVFREAIICKNIPRLVPGWVKPIIIGRHAHGDQYKATDFVVPGPGRLEMKFTPKSGEPMNFVVHDFEGSGGVALGMYNTDSSIRDFAHSSFQMGLVKGWPLYLSTKNTILKKYDGRFKDIFQEIYEKEYRSKFEQKGIWYEHRLIDDMVAQAMKSDGGFIWACKNYDGDVQSDSVAQGYGSLGMMTSVLICPDGRTVESEAAHGTVTRHYRQHQQGKETSTNPIASIFAWSRGLLHRAKLDDNAKLRVFAEALEVVCIETIEAGFMTKDLAICVKGMANTKRSDYLNTFEFLDKLADNLKIKMSNQPKL, encoded by the exons CTACGACCTAGGCATGGAGAACCGAGACGCCACGGACGACAAGGTTACCGTTGAGGCGGCGGAAGCGACGCGACGATACAACGTGGGCATTAAGTGTGCCACCATCACGCCGGATGAGAACCGGGTGGAGGAGTTCAAGTTGAAGCAAATGTGGCGTTCGCCCAATGGAACCATCCGTAACATCCTGGGAGGCACCGTGTTCAGGGAGGCCATCATCTGTAAGAACATCCCTCGCCTTGTGCCCGGCTGGGTCAAACCCATCATCATCGGCAGGCATGCCCACGGAGACCAG TACAAGGCCACAGACTTTGTAGTACCAGGGCCTGGGAGATTGGAGATGAAATTCACACCCAAGTCTGGGGAGCCAATGAACTTTGTTGTCCACGACTTTGAAG gttCAGGTGGTGTGGCTCTGGGGATGTACAACACCGACAGCTCCATCAGGGACTTTGCCCACAGCTCCTTCCAGATGGGCCTGGTTAAAGGCTGGCCTCTGTACCTCAGCACCAAGAACACCATCCTCAAGAAGTATGATGGACGCTTCAAAGATATCTTCCAGGAGATCTACGAGAA GGAGTACCGCTCTAAGTTTGAGCAGAAGGGGATCTGGTATGAGCATCGTCTGATTGATGACATGGTGGCTCAGGCCATGAAGTCTGATGGAGGATTCATCTGGGCCTGCAAGAACTACGACGGAGACGTTCAGTCTGACTCTGTAGCACAAG GCTACGGGTCCCTGGGTATGATGACCAGCGTGCTCATCTGTCCTGACGGTCGTACAGTAGAGTCAGAGGCTGCCCACGGTACAGTGACACGCCACTACAGACAGCACCAACAGGGCAAGGAGACCTCCACCAACCCCATTG CGTCCATCTTTGCGTGGTCGCGGGGGCTGCTGCACCGGGCGAAGCTGGATGACAACGCAAAGCTGCGTGTGTTTGCTGAGGCCCTGGAGGTTGTCTGCATTGAGACCATCGAGGCTGGCTTCATGACCAAGGATCTGGCTATCTGTGTCAAAGGAATGGCAAA TACCAAACGCTCAGACTACCTGAACACCTTTGAATTCTTGGATAAGCTGGCGGATAACTTGAAGATCAAGATGTCCAACCAACCCAAACTGTGA